A window of Thermococcus sp. MV5 contains these coding sequences:
- a CDS encoding immunoglobulin-like domain-containing protein, translating into MKRAIYIALLLLIIASAYLIISSEDTQGNNQKMLSCEIPSEPLSHASNHSFFCCPGKVGYWISAGYKPPGKTVGFEAQNVPPNYNETVIFVVYKKIGNSWRVLYTKNDWHAEFTLPPDQNVTYALSVYVFNEDCSLIDTLYSKVFVPIQDFRAEMHLNKKIYSSWETAKLTVKNTGKVPILLGNPYEIYRFENGSWKKVKLGMPFTLEGHELMPGKSWAQEIRLVYLDENWNPHPLSPGKYKIVKNVEGIGVEETLTLEVEFEIGEY; encoded by the coding sequence ATGAAAAGGGCTATTTACATCGCACTTTTGTTACTTATAATTGCATCTGCTTATCTAATTATTTCGTCTGAAGATACACAGGGGAACAATCAAAAAATGCTCTCCTGTGAAATCCCTTCAGAACCTTTAAGCCATGCCTCTAACCATTCCTTCTTCTGTTGTCCTGGAAAAGTGGGATACTGGATAAGTGCAGGTTACAAACCCCCGGGAAAGACAGTTGGATTTGAAGCTCAGAATGTGCCTCCAAATTATAATGAAACAGTGATTTTTGTTGTTTATAAAAAAATTGGAAATAGTTGGAGAGTTCTATACACCAAAAATGACTGGCATGCTGAATTTACCCTTCCCCCTGATCAGAACGTTACTTATGCTCTTTCTGTGTATGTTTTTAATGAGGACTGTAGTCTGATTGACACCTTATACTCCAAAGTCTTTGTCCCAATTCAAGATTTTCGTGCCGAAATGCATCTTAATAAGAAGATCTACAGCTCATGGGAAACCGCAAAACTAACAGTTAAAAACACAGGCAAAGTACCAATACTACTAGGAAACCCATATGAGATCTATAGATTTGAAAATGGAAGTTGGAAAAAGGTTAAACTAGGAATGCCCTTTACCCTAGAGGGCCATGAACTTATGCCAGGAAAATCTTGGGCCCAAGAAATTAGGTTAGTGTATCTTGACGAGAATTGGAATCCCCATCCTTTATCTCCTGGAAAATATAAGATAGTAAAAAATGTGGAGGGAATAGGAGTAGAGGAAACACTAACACTCGAGGTAGAGTTTGAAATTGGGGAATACTGA
- a CDS encoding ATP phosphoribosyltransferase regulatory subunit encodes MKKDLFSESVRLAYIVKNLRRTFELWGYKEIFLPSVEEYSPNLRKGTKFAYNNKFYMFKPDPTSQILANLKEKRELKLYYILEVLNGTTKGEWQAGIEFIGGNDLMVQVEGILVAITALESLGINEFYIDVGSLEVWKRALKGIEEYKPQIITALSRRNFEEIEGLPIPSAKKEELWKLFNFRGKKCEYEKLNKIIEAVDDKRVFVDFGTIRILPYYSDIIFEVYSPKFGKPIGGGGEYEIKGMKAFGFAFDLKAILKLYEGDLEKTRKIISGNLKEAYNKAKQLVRLGIPVEVRK; translated from the coding sequence TTGAAAAAAGACTTATTTTCCGAATCAGTTAGGTTAGCGTATATTGTAAAAAACCTAAGAAGAACCTTTGAGCTTTGGGGATATAAGGAAATATTCCTACCTAGTGTGGAAGAATATTCCCCTAATTTAAGGAAGGGCACAAAGTTCGCATATAACAATAAATTCTATATGTTCAAACCGGATCCAACCTCACAAATCCTAGCAAATTTAAAAGAGAAAAGAGAGCTAAAGCTTTACTACATCCTTGAGGTTCTCAATGGAACCACAAAGGGAGAATGGCAAGCTGGAATTGAGTTCATTGGCGGAAATGATTTGATGGTACAGGTTGAAGGAATATTAGTTGCAATAACAGCATTAGAAAGTCTCGGCATAAACGAGTTCTATATTGATGTGGGCAGTTTGGAAGTGTGGAAAAGAGCCCTGAAGGGAATAGAAGAGTATAAACCCCAGATAATTACTGCATTAAGTAGACGGAACTTTGAAGAAATAGAAGGTCTCCCCATACCTTCAGCGAAAAAGGAAGAACTTTGGAAGCTTTTCAATTTTAGAGGGAAAAAATGTGAATATGAAAAATTAAACAAGATAATTGAAGCAGTTGATGATAAGAGGGTCTTTGTGGATTTTGGAACTATTAGAATTCTTCCATATTACAGTGACATTATCTTCGAAGTATACTCACCAAAATTTGGAAAACCTATTGGAGGCGGGGGAGAATACGAGATTAAAGGCATGAAAGCATTTGGATTCGCTTTTGACTTAAAAGCCATTCTAAAGCTTTACGAAGGAGACCTAGAAAAAACTAGGAAAATTATTAGTGGGAACCTTAAAGAGGCCTATAACAAAGCAAAACAGCTTGTAAGACTTGGAATACCAGTGGAGGTGAGAAAATGA
- the hisG gene encoding ATP phosphoribosyltransferase: MRFVLPKGRLLTGSVEILQKAGIEVRLPQGRELITKNGEYSFLLAKSFDVPVYVEHGIDIGIAGSDIVEERKSDVFVPLELPFGKCRLSLAIPKEKNVKVEEMDGFRIATKYTNLTRKFFDERGIEVEIIKLHGSIELAPKSGIADAIVDIVETGNTLLANGLIELEKIMDISAVLIVNRISQKTRFEEINDLILKLKGVVEDGF, translated from the coding sequence ATGAGGTTCGTTCTTCCAAAAGGTCGTCTTTTAACAGGCTCTGTGGAGATATTACAAAAAGCTGGTATAGAGGTAAGACTACCCCAAGGTCGCGAATTAATAACTAAAAATGGAGAATACAGCTTTTTACTTGCAAAATCCTTTGATGTCCCAGTTTATGTGGAGCATGGAATCGACATTGGCATAGCTGGAAGTGATATTGTAGAAGAGAGAAAAAGCGACGTGTTTGTTCCTCTTGAACTACCCTTTGGTAAATGTAGACTCAGCCTAGCTATCCCAAAGGAAAAAAATGTAAAAGTTGAGGAAATGGATGGATTTAGAATTGCTACCAAATACACTAACCTTACTAGAAAATTCTTTGATGAAAGAGGTATTGAAGTAGAGATAATAAAACTACATGGAAGCATTGAACTAGCTCCAAAAAGTGGAATAGCTGATGCCATAGTTGATATTGTTGAAACTGGAAATACCTTACTGGCGAATGGTCTAATTGAACTGGAAAAAATAATGGATATTTCAGCAGTTCTTATAGTAAATAGGATATCCCAAAAGACTAGATTTGAAGAGATTAATGACCTCATTTTAAAACTTAAAGGAGTTGTTGAAGATGGATTTTGA
- the hisD gene encoding histidinol dehydrogenase: MDFELESYVAQILRDIQKRGIEAVRKYSKKFDSYDGEFLVREKEFEEAEGLISKEDKQVIARTIERVKEYHEKQLENDKLYIKNASLYGIIYKPIRRIGIYVPGGKPLPSTLIMVGVPAKIAGVREIVVTTPPKDGKVNPYILYVAKLLGIKEVYKLGGIQAIGAMAYGIGMKKVDKIFGPGNKFVNEAKRQVFGAVGIDSLAGPSEIAVIADESANKDYVLADLLSQLEHGKDSKAWLLTTSKELAEYCNKEGVEVVLCERLEECAEKVNEIAPEHLEILTKEPLKLVDLIENAGAIYLGEYTPVPAADYFLGVNHVLPTGGAAKFSSVLTVMDFMKRISLAYVSRGEFLSERYLGIRLAEIEGLELHKKALEVRR, encoded by the coding sequence ATGGATTTTGAATTAGAGAGTTATGTAGCCCAAATCTTAAGAGATATACAAAAAAGGGGTATTGAGGCCGTTAGAAAGTACTCAAAGAAGTTTGACAGCTACGATGGAGAATTCTTGGTGAGAGAGAAGGAGTTTGAAGAAGCTGAGGGGCTGATTTCAAAGGAAGATAAGCAGGTAATCGCAAGGACTATCGAGCGCGTTAAGGAGTACCACGAGAAGCAGCTTGAAAATGATAAGCTCTACATAAAGAACGCATCGCTTTACGGCATAATCTACAAGCCAATTAGGAGGATAGGAATCTACGTTCCGGGAGGAAAGCCTCTTCCCTCAACACTCATAATGGTTGGGGTTCCGGCAAAGATAGCCGGCGTTAGGGAGATCGTCGTTACTACGCCACCAAAGGATGGCAAAGTTAATCCCTATATCCTCTACGTTGCAAAACTCCTCGGCATTAAGGAGGTCTACAAGCTCGGTGGAATCCAAGCAATTGGGGCAATGGCTTATGGCATTGGAATGAAGAAAGTGGACAAAATCTTTGGCCCCGGGAACAAGTTCGTGAATGAAGCTAAGAGGCAGGTTTTTGGTGCTGTTGGGATTGACAGCTTAGCTGGTCCTTCGGAGATAGCAGTAATAGCTGATGAAAGTGCAAATAAAGATTATGTCTTGGCTGATCTGCTCTCCCAACTAGAGCACGGGAAAGACTCAAAGGCTTGGCTCCTCACGACTTCAAAAGAGTTAGCAGAATATTGCAACAAGGAAGGCGTTGAGGTTGTCCTGTGTGAAAGATTAGAGGAGTGTGCGGAAAAGGTCAATGAGATTGCTCCAGAGCACTTGGAGATACTTACAAAAGAGCCTCTAAAGCTTGTGGACTTAATCGAAAATGCTGGGGCGATTTATTTGGGGGAATACACCCCGGTGCCAGCAGCGGATTACTTCTTGGGAGTCAATCACGTCCTTCCAACTGGTGGAGCGGCCAAGTTCAGCTCGGTTTTAACGGTTATGGACTTTATGAAGAGGATAAGCTTGGCCTACGTGAGCAGGGGAGAGTTCTTGAGTGAAAGATATTTAGGAATTCGCTTAGCGGAGATCGAGGGGTTAGAACTCCACAAAAAAGCTCTGGAGGTAAGAAGATGA
- the hisB gene encoding imidazoleglycerol-phosphate dehydratase HisB, protein MRRKTKEVDIIVEIGVEGEVNTGDRVLDHLLTALLFYMQEKANVKAKWDLRHHLWEDLAITLGEELREKIKGKKIARFGNAIMPMDDALVLVAVDISRPYLNLELDFKESEEGFELTLVREFLWALARTLNATIHVKQLSGVNAHHIVEAAFKGLGVALRKALEESERLESTKGVL, encoded by the coding sequence ATGAGAAGAAAAACTAAAGAAGTTGATATAATTGTCGAAATTGGCGTTGAAGGGGAGGTAAATACTGGAGATAGGGTATTAGACCACCTCCTTACTGCTCTGTTATTTTACATGCAAGAGAAGGCTAATGTCAAAGCGAAATGGGATTTGAGGCATCACTTATGGGAAGACTTAGCTATTACACTTGGAGAAGAGCTTAGGGAGAAAATTAAGGGCAAGAAAATAGCACGCTTTGGGAATGCGATAATGCCGATGGATGATGCATTAGTTCTGGTTGCTGTAGATATCTCGAGACCTTACCTAAACCTCGAGCTTGATTTCAAAGAGAGCGAAGAAGGATTTGAGCTCACTTTAGTTAGGGAGTTCCTCTGGGCTTTAGCGAGGACACTAAATGCTACGATTCACGTGAAGCAACTGAGCGGAGTTAATGCCCACCACATAGTCGAAGCGGCGTTTAAGGGACTCGGCGTCGCTTTAAGAAAGGCTTTGGAAGAGAGCGAGCGTTTGGAGAGCACGAAAGGGGTGTTATAA
- the hisH gene encoding imidazole glycerol phosphate synthase subunit HisH — protein MIAIVDLGIGNLANVRKALGGIITSDPYEIERADKIVLPGVGNFGAVMKRLEPLKGTILDAINEGKPFLGICLGMQLLFEWSEESEGKGLEVFKGNVVKFRGVRVPHIGWNQVFPAKECPLFDGIKSGSYFYFVHSYYVNPQDKEVIAAITDYESKGEKVVFPSAVCKDNVFGVQFHPEKSSKNGLRLLENFRRL, from the coding sequence ATGATAGCGATAGTCGATTTAGGGATTGGGAACTTGGCAAATGTTAGAAAAGCTTTGGGCGGAATAATCACGAGTGACCCCTATGAGATTGAGAGGGCTGATAAAATTGTGCTCCCAGGGGTAGGGAACTTTGGAGCAGTGATGAAAAGGCTTGAACCTCTAAAAGGGACGATCTTAGATGCGATCAATGAAGGAAAGCCATTCCTTGGGATATGCTTAGGGATGCAGCTTTTGTTTGAGTGGAGCGAAGAAAGCGAAGGGAAGGGCTTAGAAGTCTTTAAGGGCAATGTGGTGAAGTTTAGGGGTGTCAGAGTTCCTCACATAGGCTGGAATCAAGTTTTTCCTGCTAAAGAGTGCCCACTCTTTGATGGAATCAAAAGCGGGAGCTACTTCTACTTCGTGCACTCCTACTACGTAAACCCCCAGGACAAAGAAGTGATTGCAGCTATAACGGACTATGAGTCAAAGGGGGAGAAAGTAGTATTTCCTTCAGCAGTTTGCAAAGATAATGTATTTGGAGTTCAGTTTCACCCAGAAAAGTCGAGCAAAAATGGATTGAGGCTTTTAGAAAACTTCAGGAGGCTGTGA
- the hisA gene encoding 1-(5-phosphoribosyl)-5-((5-phosphoribosylamino)methylideneamino)imidazole-4-carboxamide isomerase, producing the protein MRIYPAIDLMSGKAVRLYKGKKESVKVYGDPVEIAKDFAKLLDKIHVVDLDGAFEGKPKNLDVVRRIIEETGLRVQVGGGFRDYESIAKAYSIGVENVIIGTKAFDLEFLEKVTQDFEGITVSLDARGGRIAVKGWLEESSISVEEAYEMLRKYVNRFIYTAIEKDGTLTGIEKIERFWDREEFIYAGGVSSVEDVLKLKEIGFSGAIVGKALYEEKISLEEILEVL; encoded by the coding sequence ATGAGGATTTACCCTGCAATAGATTTAATGAGCGGGAAAGCTGTGAGGCTCTATAAGGGCAAAAAAGAGAGCGTAAAAGTTTATGGTGATCCCGTAGAGATAGCTAAGGATTTTGCCAAGCTCCTCGATAAAATACACGTTGTTGACTTGGATGGGGCCTTTGAAGGAAAGCCAAAGAACCTCGACGTCGTGAGGAGAATAATAGAGGAGACAGGGCTGAGGGTTCAGGTTGGTGGAGGCTTTAGGGACTATGAGAGCATAGCGAAAGCCTACTCAATTGGCGTTGAGAACGTCATAATAGGCACGAAAGCCTTTGATTTGGAGTTTTTAGAGAAGGTAACGCAGGATTTTGAAGGTATCACTGTAAGCTTAGATGCCAGAGGCGGAAGGATAGCAGTGAAGGGCTGGCTTGAGGAGAGCTCAATAAGTGTTGAGGAAGCCTACGAAATGCTTAGAAAATACGTTAATAGGTTCATTTACACGGCAATAGAGAAGGACGGCACACTGACAGGAATTGAAAAGATAGAGCGCTTTTGGGACAGAGAGGAGTTCATCTATGCCGGTGGGGTTTCAAGCGTTGAGGATGTGCTCAAACTCAAAGAAATTGGGTTCTCTGGAGCAATAGTTGGAAAAGCTCTCTATGAGGAGAAAATAAGCTTAGAAGAGATTTTGGAGGTATTGTGA
- the hisF gene encoding imidazole glycerol phosphate synthase subunit HisF: MLAKRIIAALDIKEGRVVKGIKFQNIRDAGDPIELAKRYEKEGIDEIVFLDITASYEKRQILLDLVKRIAEEIYVPFTVGGGIKSVEEIREIIKSGADKVFLNTAAVDNPELVREVAKVVGSANLVIAIDAKWNGKFWEVYTHGGRKARGIDAVEWAKEVECLGAGEILLTSMDTDGTQEGFDIPLTKAIVEAVDIPVIASGGAGKPEHLYDAFEIGASAALAASIFHYGKYTVRELKEYLVRRGVNVRLE, translated from the coding sequence ATGCTCGCTAAAAGGATTATCGCTGCCTTGGACATAAAAGAGGGAAGAGTTGTAAAGGGAATAAAGTTTCAGAATATCAGAGATGCCGGAGATCCAATAGAGCTGGCAAAACGCTATGAGAAGGAAGGGATAGATGAGATAGTTTTTCTTGACATTACAGCATCTTACGAAAAGAGGCAAATTCTCCTCGATTTGGTAAAAAGGATAGCTGAGGAGATTTACGTTCCCTTTACAGTTGGTGGGGGGATTAAGAGCGTTGAGGAGATTAGAGAAATAATAAAGAGCGGTGCTGATAAAGTTTTCCTCAACACGGCGGCTGTTGACAATCCAGAGCTCGTGAGGGAAGTGGCAAAAGTAGTTGGTTCAGCAAATTTAGTAATAGCGATAGATGCTAAATGGAATGGGAAGTTTTGGGAGGTTTATACTCACGGAGGAAGAAAAGCAAGAGGGATAGATGCAGTAGAGTGGGCTAAAGAGGTCGAATGTTTGGGAGCTGGTGAGATTTTGCTCACTTCTATGGACACGGACGGAACGCAGGAGGGTTTTGACATACCCCTAACTAAAGCAATAGTCGAAGCTGTTGACATTCCCGTTATCGCCTCTGGAGGTGCTGGAAAGCCTGAACACCTCTATGATGCATTTGAAATTGGTGCAAGCGCGGCTTTAGCTGCATCAATCTTTCACTATGGGAAGTACACCGTTAGAGAGCTTAAGGAATATTTAGTAAGGAGGGGTGTGAATGTCAGACTTGAATGA
- the hisIE gene encoding bifunctional phosphoribosyl-AMP cyclohydrolase/phosphoribosyl-ATP diphosphatase HisIE, with product MSDLNELIKQVNWEKSEIVPVIVQSIDGEVLTLAYMNEEALRKTLETGYAHYYSRSQKRIRMKGEVSGNVQKVKEIKIDCDSDALLLIVEQVGVACHTGNRSCFYRKLGEPEREVGGIDYSLTVLRELEELIKQRKENPKEGSYTSKLFKEGKEKIYKKFGEEAVEVLVAEERERIIYETADLIYHLLVLLAYNGISLGEVMKELRRRRR from the coding sequence ATGTCAGACTTGAATGAGCTTATAAAGCAGGTCAACTGGGAGAAAAGCGAAATAGTTCCGGTTATTGTGCAGAGCATTGATGGAGAAGTTTTGACTTTGGCTTATATGAATGAGGAAGCGCTGAGAAAGACTTTAGAGACAGGTTATGCACATTATTATTCAAGGAGTCAAAAGAGAATTAGGATGAAGGGTGAAGTTAGCGGGAACGTTCAAAAAGTTAAGGAGATAAAGATAGACTGCGACAGTGACGCGTTGCTTTTAATAGTTGAGCAGGTTGGTGTAGCTTGCCACACCGGCAATAGAAGCTGCTTTTACAGGAAATTGGGAGAGCCAGAAAGGGAAGTTGGGGGAATTGACTACTCGTTGACAGTTTTGAGGGAGCTTGAAGAGCTAATAAAGCAGCGCAAAGAAAATCCAAAAGAAGGCTCCTACACTTCAAAGCTGTTCAAAGAGGGAAAAGAGAAGATATACAAGAAATTTGGGGAAGAAGCAGTGGAAGTTTTGGTCGCTGAAGAAAGAGAGAGAATAATTTACGAAACGGCTGATTTAATCTATCATCTCTTAGTTTTGCTCGCTTATAATGGAATAAGCCTAGGTGAAGTCATGAAAGAGCTTAGGAGGCGTAGAAGGTGA
- the hisC gene encoding histidinol-phosphate transaminase codes for MRIREIVKAFESYKVVEGSYRIWLDKNESPFDLPEEIKNEIFEEVKRIPLNRYPHITADPLREKIAEFLGFEKGNIIIGNGSDEIISHLLKLFEGGYIVISSPTFGMYDFFAKLEGIDLVDVPLDERFKLQNVENYAENAKTIFICSPNNPTGNTQEREKIINVLETGAPVVLDEAYIEFAESSNVDLVNEYDNLIVLRTFSKAFGLAGIRVGYAVASEEIINYLLRIKPPFSLNALSMKIAELMLDHYDVIKQNINYIIKERNRIYKEFKDYAYPSEANFLLMQLNAYEFLLEKGIVVRNLSGRLSNHIRVTIGKKDENDELIKVLKEFIERF; via the coding sequence GTGAGAATTAGAGAGATAGTTAAAGCTTTCGAGTCCTATAAAGTTGTTGAAGGGAGCTACAGAATCTGGCTCGATAAGAATGAGAGTCCTTTTGACCTGCCAGAAGAGATTAAGAATGAAATTTTCGAGGAAGTGAAGAGAATACCTTTAAACCGCTATCCACACATCACCGCTGATCCTTTAAGAGAGAAAATAGCCGAGTTTTTAGGCTTTGAAAAGGGAAACATAATCATTGGGAACGGGAGCGATGAGATTATTTCACATCTCCTAAAGCTCTTTGAGGGGGGTTATATAGTTATAAGCTCTCCGACCTTTGGAATGTATGATTTCTTTGCAAAGCTTGAGGGGATTGATTTAGTTGATGTGCCATTGGATGAACGCTTTAAGCTCCAGAACGTTGAGAATTATGCAGAGAATGCAAAAACCATCTTTATCTGCTCTCCAAATAACCCCACGGGCAACACTCAAGAGAGGGAAAAGATAATAAACGTCCTTGAAACCGGAGCTCCGGTGGTTTTAGATGAAGCGTACATAGAGTTTGCAGAAAGCAGCAATGTGGATTTAGTTAACGAGTACGATAATTTGATAGTTTTGAGAACATTCTCAAAGGCTTTTGGATTAGCTGGAATTAGAGTTGGCTATGCTGTTGCAAGTGAGGAAATAATAAACTATCTTTTACGTATTAAGCCGCCTTTCAGCCTAAATGCCCTTTCGATGAAGATAGCAGAGCTTATGCTTGACCATTATGATGTAATTAAACAAAACATTAATTACATAATTAAAGAAAGGAATAGGATTTACAAGGAGTTCAAAGATTACGCCTATCCAAGTGAAGCTAACTTTTTACTCATGCAGCTCAATGCTTATGAGTTTCTGCTTGAGAAGGGGATAGTTGTGAGAAATCTGAGTGGTAGATTGTCTAACCACATAAGGGTTACCATCGGTAAAAAAGATGAAAACGACGAGTTGATTAAAGTGTTGAAAGAGTTTATCGAAAGGTTTTAA
- a CDS encoding AbrB/MazE/SpoVT family DNA-binding domain-containing protein → MVIQMVSIRLKVGPKGQIVIPKVFRDAYGIKEGGEVIVEPTERGLIIKAPADVKTLMKKLKERRKMMKGVGIQAKPGDMKSIDLEDEFDEDIP, encoded by the coding sequence ATGGTGATACAGATGGTTAGTATCAGACTTAAGGTTGGGCCCAAAGGGCAGATAGTTATACCAAAGGTGTTCAGGGATGCTTATGGTATCAAAGAGGGCGGCGAGGTAATAGTTGAGCCAACCGAGAGAGGATTAATCATTAAAGCCCCAGCCGATGTAAAAACACTAATGAAAAAGCTCAAAGAACGAAGGAAGATGATGAAAGGGGTGGGGATCCAAGCTAAACCCGGCGACATGAAAAGCATAGACCTGGAGGATGAATTCGATGAGGATATTCCTTGA
- a CDS encoding type II toxin-antitoxin system VapC family toxin, whose amino-acid sequence MRIFLDASFIIYLNVDVSDHLAEKIDALYKQLVTNGKLYTDVLVLDEVIYVSRKKYKVPYSETINMLDEIVIPYVKVLPIGLMDYLKAKENMLKYNLKPSDAIHLAVIENNGLQAIVTEDADFEDIPIKRIWL is encoded by the coding sequence ATGAGGATATTCCTTGATGCCAGCTTCATCATCTATCTTAACGTTGACGTGTCGGATCACCTTGCAGAAAAAATTGATGCTCTCTACAAGCAGCTTGTGACTAACGGCAAACTTTATACCGATGTCCTTGTCCTTGATGAGGTTATATATGTCTCAAGAAAGAAATACAAGGTGCCCTATTCCGAGACAATCAACATGCTTGACGAGATTGTGATTCCCTACGTTAAGGTTCTTCCAATTGGACTCATGGATTACCTCAAAGCAAAGGAAAACATGCTAAAGTACAACCTCAAGCCTTCGGATGCCATTCATTTGGCCGTGATAGAGAACAACGGGCTCCAAGCAATAGTTACAGAGGATGCAGATTTTGAGGATATTCCAATAAAAAGAATCTGGCTTTAA
- a CDS encoding HAD family hydrolase, with protein MKKLKWIIFDVDGVLIDITESYDLATKLTVEYFLKKLGKNIEVDLRLIRALRKKGAFGDDFKVSEALISGALNGKLSEFVESFPEGEGIKWVREKFGITVKSEEIERVFNTFYLGEYYEESAFQFDGLWKKEKPIVESELLKRASEKFKLGVITGRNKLELKLAEELIGFHFENAITRELYVKPNPKALWHLVKGERGVYIGDTVNDGLLVENYKKAYGKEFGFVMIGRDAEDVNEAIEELLGKHI; from the coding sequence ATGAAAAAGCTAAAATGGATAATCTTTGACGTTGACGGCGTTTTGATTGATATTACTGAGAGCTATGACCTAGCAACAAAGCTCACAGTAGAGTATTTTCTAAAAAAGCTTGGCAAAAACATTGAAGTTGACTTAAGGCTAATAAGGGCATTAAGAAAAAAAGGCGCTTTTGGAGATGATTTTAAAGTTAGTGAAGCGTTAATATCTGGTGCTTTAAATGGAAAGTTAAGTGAGTTCGTTGAGAGCTTTCCAGAGGGAGAGGGGATTAAGTGGGTTAGAGAAAAATTTGGAATTACTGTTAAGTCAGAAGAAATTGAGAGAGTTTTCAATACCTTTTATTTAGGTGAATACTATGAAGAGAGTGCTTTTCAATTTGATGGACTTTGGAAAAAAGAGAAGCCGATAGTTGAGAGTGAGCTCTTGAAAAGAGCAAGTGAAAAGTTTAAGCTTGGTGTTATAACTGGAAGGAACAAACTTGAGCTTAAATTAGCTGAAGAACTCATTGGCTTCCACTTTGAAAATGCAATTACAAGAGAGCTTTATGTTAAACCAAACCCAAAAGCTCTTTGGCACCTAGTTAAAGGAGAAAGAGGAGTTTATATTGGTGACACGGTAAACGATGGTCTTTTGGTGGAAAATTACAAAAAAGCTTATGGAAAAGAGTTTGGCTTTGTGATGATAGGAAGAGATGCAGAAGATGTGAATGAAGCTATAGAAGAGCTACTAGGAAAGCATATCTGA
- the proC gene encoding pyrroline-5-carboxylate reductase, whose translation MRIAVIGAGTIGSAVAKALTEEGYDVIVTRRKIEKVKWLGKYGVEISNDNKAAAEKADVIILTVKPNKVKKVLEEIKPAVEGKILISFAAGLSLNFLKKLTDAKLVRAMPNIAILVKESFTAYTADDLDRKEIEIVEKIFGAFGRCVRVDEEYMDAITGLSGSGPAYVSVFLESLIYGGLKVGLPRDTALLAAAQTLLGTAKLLLETNFHPAQIRDMVITPGGTTIDGIFELEDSRLRTAIMKAIDAATKKSRILSLEIK comes from the coding sequence ATGAGAATAGCAGTGATAGGCGCTGGAACCATAGGAAGTGCCGTTGCAAAGGCATTGACTGAAGAGGGGTATGATGTAATTGTAACAAGGAGAAAGATTGAAAAAGTGAAATGGCTTGGAAAATATGGAGTTGAAATCTCAAATGATAATAAAGCCGCTGCTGAAAAAGCGGATGTGATTATTCTTACAGTAAAGCCAAACAAGGTCAAAAAAGTTCTTGAAGAAATAAAGCCTGCTGTTGAAGGAAAAATTCTCATTTCATTTGCCGCGGGGCTCTCACTAAACTTTCTAAAGAAATTAACAGATGCAAAACTTGTGAGAGCAATGCCAAACATAGCAATTCTTGTGAAAGAGTCTTTTACCGCGTACACAGCTGATGATTTAGATAGAAAGGAAATTGAAATTGTGGAGAAAATATTTGGGGCTTTTGGTAGGTGTGTTAGGGTTGACGAAGAGTATATGGATGCTATAACCGGATTGAGTGGTTCCGGGCCAGCCTATGTGTCAGTGTTTCTTGAGTCATTGATATATGGGGGGCTAAAAGTGGGTCTCCCAAGAGACACCGCGCTTTTAGCTGCCGCCCAAACACTCTTAGGTACAGCAAAGCTTTTGCTTGAAACTAATTTCCATCCAGCCCAGATAAGAGATATGGTGATAACTCCAGGAGGGACTACGATAGATGGCATCTTTGAGCTTGAAGATAGTAGGCTTAGAACGGCAATAATGAAAGCCATAGATGCCGCGACAAAGAAGTCAAGAATTCTATCACTTGAGATTAAGTAA